The Sulfurospirillum halorespirans DSM 13726 genome has a window encoding:
- the kdsA gene encoding 3-deoxy-8-phosphooctulonate synthase yields the protein MILIAGPCVIESRDSLFRVAEKLVSYHEDPTIDFYFKSSFDKANRTSIDSFRGPGMDEGLKLLDEVRTQFGYKLLTDIHDYTQAKPVGEVVDVLQIPAFLCRQTDLLVAAAQTKCVVNVKKGQFLNPADMRYSVKKVLDTRGVKEEGYEAAKKAGVWLTERGSTFGYGNLVVDARSFGIMREFAPVIFDATHSVQMPGTEGGKSGGKREFVRPLSRAAAAVGVDGFFFETHFNPCEALCDGPNMLDLEDLALALKDIKAIQDSLKA from the coding sequence GTGATTTTAATCGCAGGACCGTGTGTCATTGAAAGCAGAGACAGCCTGTTTCGGGTTGCAGAAAAATTAGTAAGTTATCACGAAGACCCAACCATTGATTTTTATTTTAAAAGCAGTTTTGATAAAGCCAATCGTACCAGTATCGATAGTTTCAGGGGACCTGGAATGGATGAGGGTTTGAAGCTTTTGGATGAGGTGAGAACGCAGTTTGGCTATAAACTGTTAACCGATATTCACGATTATACGCAAGCCAAACCCGTCGGCGAAGTCGTTGATGTGCTTCAAATCCCAGCGTTTTTATGTCGTCAGACTGACCTTTTGGTCGCAGCGGCACAGACCAAATGCGTAGTCAATGTTAAAAAAGGACAATTTTTAAATCCTGCGGATATGCGCTATTCGGTTAAAAAAGTGCTCGATACCAGAGGTGTCAAAGAAGAGGGTTATGAAGCCGCCAAAAAAGCAGGCGTGTGGCTCACAGAGCGCGGTTCAACGTTTGGTTATGGCAATTTAGTCGTCGATGCTCGTAGTTTTGGCATTATGCGTGAATTTGCGCCTGTCATTTTTGATGCAACCCATTCGGTGCAAATGCCTGGAACTGAGGGGGGCAAAAGTGGTGGAAAACGTGAATTTGTCCGTCCGCTTTCACGCGCAGCTGCAGCTGTTGGCGTGGATGGTTTCTTTTTTGAAACGCATTTTAATCCATGCGAGGCACTCTGCGATGGCCCCAATATGCTTGATTTAGAAGATTTAGCTTTGGCACTCAAAGATATTAAAGCGATTCAAGACAGCTTAAAGGCATAA
- a CDS encoding DMT family transporter encodes MLISSFSFAFDGAFAKVLSQNMDSVEVVFFRNGVTMIFVALSIFKLPIKQVGGKPWLLLFRALIGFASMLVFFYNIAHIPLADAITFSRTAPIFTAILAFFFLKETIGWKGWVAVFIGFIGIVCVMKPNGLMLSKTDLFGIFSGLGAALAYTSVRELNRVYDTRVIVLAFVSTGTFFPALFMVLSEYFHTPMFDFMLGKFIAPVGIQWLYILLMGLSGAIGQIYMTKAFATTKAGIVGAAGYSIIFFSLIIGVVLGDGLPDIIGLFGILLVVMSGIIVAKEKE; translated from the coding sequence ATGCTGATCTCCTCGTTTAGTTTTGCGTTTGATGGGGCTTTTGCTAAGGTGCTCAGTCAAAATATGGATTCGGTGGAAGTGGTCTTTTTTCGTAATGGCGTTACGATGATTTTTGTAGCCCTTAGCATCTTCAAACTTCCCATCAAACAAGTGGGTGGAAAGCCTTGGTTACTCCTTTTTCGAGCTCTCATTGGGTTTGCTTCCATGCTGGTTTTTTTCTACAATATCGCGCATATTCCCCTCGCCGATGCGATCACATTTTCCAGAACCGCGCCTATTTTCACCGCTATTTTGGCATTTTTCTTTTTAAAAGAGACCATTGGTTGGAAAGGATGGGTGGCGGTTTTTATTGGCTTTATTGGCATTGTTTGTGTGATGAAACCAAACGGACTCATGCTCTCCAAAACCGATCTTTTTGGAATTTTCAGCGGTTTGGGGGCGGCATTGGCGTATACGAGTGTGAGAGAGCTTAATAGAGTCTACGATACGCGCGTCATTGTCTTAGCCTTTGTCTCAACCGGAACGTTTTTTCCTGCACTTTTTATGGTTTTGAGTGAATACTTTCACACACCGATGTTTGATTTTATGTTAGGAAAGTTCATTGCTCCTGTGGGGATTCAGTGGCTTTATATTCTTTTGATGGGCTTGTCTGGGGCAATTGGACAGATCTACATGACCAAGGCATTTGCGACCACAAAAGCGGGAATTGTAGGGGCGGCTGGGTATTCTATTATCTTCTTTTCGCTGATTATCGGCGTGGTTTTAGGAGATGGTTTACCAGATATTATCGGACTATTTGGTATACTCTTAGTCGTAATGAGCGGAATTATCGTAGCAAAGGAGAAAGAGTGA
- a CDS encoding mechanosensitive ion channel family protein, whose translation MNLQPFLEYTLLGLPVAHITIALAIFLFALLFKNILAAIILKPFKTIAKRTKTTTDDKLILVAEEPLKFSIILVGAYIATLWLPFSNFDRVVDLIIKSFITFMIFWILYRIVDSFSNIFNFFSSKFGKELSEDIQHFMIKTMRALIIVLGIMAVLQEWGINVSAFVASLGLGGLAFALAAKDTVANLFGSLVIFTDRPFKVGDWIETPAVEGMIEEIGIRSTKIRTFAQALVSMPNATLANTPITNWSRMGKRRVKTRLGLTYNTSVEQMQMILKEIKAMLKKHPDVHQETILVSFDEFDNSALSIFLYFFTKTTVWLEYLHVREDVNFKIMEIVARNGAQFAFPSQTLYVESLPK comes from the coding sequence ATGAATCTTCAGCCATTTTTAGAGTACACACTGTTAGGACTCCCCGTTGCCCATATCACCATTGCCCTTGCCATTTTTCTCTTTGCACTTCTTTTTAAAAATATTCTTGCCGCCATCATTCTAAAACCCTTTAAAACCATTGCAAAACGCACCAAAACGACGACCGATGATAAACTGATCCTCGTCGCTGAAGAGCCTTTAAAATTCTCTATCATTCTTGTTGGTGCCTATATTGCGACGTTGTGGCTTCCTTTTTCTAACTTTGATCGGGTCGTTGATTTGATCATTAAATCCTTTATTACGTTTATGATTTTTTGGATTTTGTACCGTATTGTCGATAGCTTTTCCAATATTTTTAATTTTTTCTCTTCTAAATTTGGCAAAGAACTGAGCGAAGATATTCAACATTTTATGATTAAAACCATGCGCGCACTGATCATTGTGCTGGGGATTATGGCGGTTTTGCAAGAGTGGGGAATCAATGTGAGTGCGTTTGTCGCCTCGTTAGGTCTTGGAGGTTTAGCCTTTGCACTCGCGGCTAAAGACACCGTTGCCAATCTTTTTGGCTCGTTGGTCATTTTTACAGACCGCCCTTTTAAAGTCGGTGATTGGATCGAAACGCCCGCCGTTGAGGGGATGATCGAAGAGATTGGTATTCGCTCCACCAAAATTCGTACCTTCGCACAAGCGCTGGTAAGCATGCCCAATGCTACCCTTGCCAATACGCCGATTACCAACTGGTCACGCATGGGAAAACGTCGTGTAAAAACGCGTCTGGGGCTGACGTACAACACCTCCGTAGAGCAGATGCAGATGATCCTCAAAGAGATTAAAGCGATGCTTAAAAAACATCCTGATGTGCACCAAGAGACGATTTTAGTCAGTTTTGATGAGTTTGATAACAGCGCTTTGAGTATTTTCCTCTATTTTTTCACCAAGACGACAGTTTGGTTAGAGTATTTACATGTAAGAGAAGATGTCAATTTTAAAATCATGGAGATAGTCGCGCGTAACGGTGCGCAGTTCGCCTTCCCTTCTCAGACGCTCTATGTCGAGAGTTTACCAAAATAA
- the der gene encoding ribosome biogenesis GTPase Der, with protein sequence MKKIAIIGLPNVGKSSLFNRIAKQRIAITSDFSGTTRDIKSHQVYITEKPCLLLDTGGLDKSTELFENVHTMSMEAAKVANIIVMVVDGKMRPSDEEKKIFYALQARKKPIALVINKIDNDKEMERAWEFDEFGAEFVFPISVSHNRGVSALLEWIGELLPEVEGATPPPIEAEDESEEDDLDDEDEYWDNEGVVDDEEEPLLEEIKEEVETNQINVAIIGRVNVGKSSLLNALVGKQRAVVSSVAGTTIDPVDESIEYEDKVINFVDTAGLRRRGKIEGIEKFALMRTKEMLERANIALLVLDTSEPFLELDERIAGLVEENHLACIIVLNKWDNPLADFEKITAEVRDRFKFLSYAPLITVSAKSKQRVAKIKDMILSVYANYSQHIPTRQLNEIIKNATIKHQIPSDHSKIVKIYFATQYLTKPPRIALVMNKPRSLHFSYKRYLANKLRENFNLEGSPILLYPRAKGERDNEQENSGAES encoded by the coding sequence ATGAAAAAAATTGCCATTATCGGGCTGCCCAATGTGGGAAAAAGCTCTTTATTTAACCGTATCGCGAAACAACGCATCGCAATTACGTCTGATTTTAGCGGAACAACGCGCGACATCAAATCGCATCAAGTTTATATCACCGAAAAACCATGCCTTCTTTTAGACACAGGCGGACTCGACAAATCCACAGAACTCTTTGAAAATGTCCACACGATGTCGATGGAAGCTGCCAAAGTAGCCAACATCATCGTCATGGTGGTCGATGGTAAAATGCGCCCAAGCGATGAAGAGAAAAAAATCTTTTACGCCCTTCAAGCACGTAAAAAACCGATCGCTTTGGTCATCAATAAAATTGACAATGACAAAGAGATGGAGCGTGCGTGGGAGTTTGACGAATTTGGAGCCGAATTTGTCTTCCCCATCTCCGTTTCACACAACCGTGGCGTAAGCGCTCTTTTGGAGTGGATCGGAGAGCTTCTTCCTGAGGTTGAAGGTGCGACTCCTCCTCCTATCGAAGCAGAAGATGAGAGCGAAGAGGACGATTTGGACGATGAGGATGAATACTGGGACAATGAAGGCGTCGTTGACGATGAAGAAGAACCCTTACTCGAAGAGATCAAAGAAGAGGTCGAAACCAATCAAATCAATGTTGCGATCATCGGACGTGTCAATGTCGGTAAAAGCTCCCTTCTTAACGCCCTTGTTGGGAAACAACGAGCCGTCGTGAGCAGTGTTGCGGGTACGACGATTGATCCTGTGGATGAGAGCATCGAGTATGAAGACAAAGTCATCAACTTTGTCGATACCGCTGGACTTCGTCGTCGTGGCAAGATCGAAGGCATTGAAAAATTTGCTCTGATGCGCACCAAAGAGATGTTGGAGCGTGCCAACATTGCCCTGCTTGTTTTAGATACGAGTGAGCCTTTTTTAGAACTGGATGAGCGTATTGCAGGATTGGTGGAAGAGAACCATTTGGCATGTATCATCGTGCTGAATAAATGGGACAATCCACTCGCCGATTTTGAAAAAATCACTGCAGAAGTGCGAGACCGCTTTAAGTTTCTCTCTTACGCGCCACTCATTACGGTTTCTGCGAAAAGTAAACAACGTGTTGCAAAAATCAAAGATATGATTTTATCGGTCTATGCGAATTATTCACAACATATTCCAACGCGTCAGCTCAATGAGATCATCAAAAATGCGACCATTAAGCATCAGATCCCCAGTGATCACTCTAAAATCGTTAAAATTTACTTTGCAACCCAATACCTCACCAAACCGCCTCGCATCGCTTTGGTTATGAATAAACCGCGCTCCTTGCACTTTAGCTACAAACGCTACCTTGCCAATAAATTGCGTGAGAATTTCAATTTAGAAGGCTCTCCAATTTTGCTTTATCCACGTGCTAAAGGTGAGCGAGATAACGAACAGGAAAATAGCGGTGCTGAATCTTAA
- a CDS encoding shikimate kinase, translated as MNLKNKNVVLIGFMGVGKGTISRALIKKTKRFGVDTDDLIESMENRKIKAIFDTDGEAYFRKLEKKTAKWLEKNVKNAIISTGGGFFKVDNLDDIGTIVYLRSSFDGILKRLREHENADLKLAKRPLMSDKAKARALFKDRSVLYEAKADIIIDVEDRTIEAIIKEIIAVLKLKTEKE; from the coding sequence CTGAATCTTAAGAATAAAAATGTCGTTTTGATTGGCTTTATGGGTGTGGGCAAAGGTACCATTTCCAGAGCGCTGATCAAAAAAACCAAACGTTTTGGTGTCGATACCGATGATTTGATCGAGAGTATGGAAAACCGAAAAATCAAAGCTATTTTTGACACGGATGGCGAAGCGTACTTTCGTAAACTTGAGAAGAAAACGGCTAAATGGCTGGAAAAAAATGTCAAAAATGCCATTATCTCCACAGGTGGCGGTTTTTTCAAGGTCGATAATCTGGATGATATTGGAACGATTGTCTACCTTCGCTCTTCGTTTGATGGCATACTCAAACGTCTTCGTGAACATGAAAATGCCGATCTTAAGCTGGCAAAACGACCTTTGATGAGCGATAAAGCCAAAGCCAGAGCGCTATTTAAAGATCGATCAGTGTTGTACGAAGCAAAAGCGGACATCATCATCGATGTTGAAGATCGAACCATTGAAGCGATCATAAAAGAGATCATTGCAGTACTAAAGTTAAAAACAGAAAAAGAGTAG
- the trpS gene encoding tryptophan--tRNA ligase yields MRVLTGIQPSGALHIGNYFGAIKQMVDLQEKSDLFIFIPNYHALTSLKDGVALKNNTLDAAINFMSLGIDPTKATLWAQSDVKEVLELYWVLSGYTPMGLLERAHGYKDKVAKGIAANHSLFSYPVLMAADILLYDAEVIPVGKDQIQHVEITRDIAIKFNNEFGDIFKVPDFKVDDNVATVPGLDGAKMSKSYGNTIDIFCSEKELKKATSRIVTDSTPMEEPKDYLTCNVFALAKLFLEKDEVVALQARYQKGGEGYGHFKAYLATLIWDYFAQAREKRAYYVEHKDEVFAILDEGAAKARAIASEKMRVVRDLVGIYR; encoded by the coding sequence ATGAGAGTATTAACAGGCATTCAACCCTCTGGTGCACTTCACATAGGTAACTATTTTGGTGCGATCAAACAAATGGTCGATCTTCAAGAAAAAAGCGATCTTTTTATCTTCATCCCTAATTACCACGCGCTCACCTCGCTCAAAGATGGTGTGGCACTCAAAAACAATACCCTTGATGCGGCGATTAATTTTATGAGTCTGGGCATTGACCCGACCAAAGCGACGTTATGGGCACAGTCCGATGTCAAAGAGGTGTTGGAGCTTTACTGGGTGCTTTCAGGCTACACGCCGATGGGTCTATTGGAGCGCGCACACGGCTACAAAGACAAAGTCGCCAAAGGCATTGCAGCCAATCACTCTCTCTTTTCCTATCCTGTTTTGATGGCAGCGGATATTTTGCTCTACGACGCCGAAGTGATTCCTGTGGGCAAAGATCAAATTCAACACGTTGAGATTACACGCGACATCGCGATTAAATTCAATAATGAGTTTGGCGATATTTTTAAAGTGCCTGACTTCAAAGTTGATGACAATGTCGCAACGGTTCCAGGTCTTGATGGTGCTAAAATGAGTAAAAGCTATGGCAACACGATCGACATCTTCTGCTCCGAAAAAGAGCTCAAAAAAGCGACGTCACGTATTGTGACTGACTCGACGCCAATGGAAGAGCCAAAAGATTATCTTACATGTAACGTGTTTGCGTTGGCTAAACTCTTTTTGGAAAAGGACGAAGTAGTTGCATTGCAGGCGCGCTACCAAAAAGGTGGCGAAGGGTATGGGCATTTTAAAGCGTATCTTGCCACACTCATTTGGGACTATTTTGCGCAGGCTCGTGAAAAAAGAGCCTATTATGTCGAGCATAAAGACGAAGTATTTGCTATCTTAGATGAGGGCGCAGCAAAAGCGCGTGCCATTGCCTCTGAGAAAATGCGTGTTGTTCGTGATCTTGTTGGAATTTATCGTTAA
- the serS gene encoding serine--tRNA ligase has protein sequence MLDIKLIQNDFESVAQSLRKKKVDESLLEELRAISLELKSARLVLEPLQAEQNSKSKLFGVYAKEGKDVGALKAELSENKAKIADAQEIVRSLEEKLEALATIIPNMPSHLVPEGEDENDNVELKRVLEPKVFSFTPKEHWDIDSAQNWIDFERGVKLAKSRFSVLKNEAARLERALINYMLDFNRTRGFVEVAVPYIVNRETLMGTGQLPKFEDDLFKIEGEDLFLIPTAEVPVTNLFRDEILTKEELPLKMTAYSACFRKEAGSAGKDTRGMIRQHQFDKVELVCITTPEQSEAVFDEMLTCASDLLTSLGLPHRHLMLCGGDLGFSAAKTVDLEVWLPGQNRYREISSVSNTFDFQARRAKIRFKDEGKNRLAHTLNGSSLAVGRTLIAIMENYQMEDGTVSIPDVLKKYM, from the coding sequence ATGTTAGATATTAAACTCATACAAAATGATTTTGAAAGCGTTGCGCAAAGCCTCAGAAAGAAAAAAGTCGATGAAAGTCTTTTAGAAGAGCTTCGTGCGATCTCATTGGAACTTAAAAGTGCACGTCTTGTTTTAGAACCACTTCAAGCAGAGCAAAATTCTAAAAGTAAACTCTTTGGTGTGTATGCGAAAGAGGGAAAAGATGTGGGTGCACTTAAAGCGGAACTCTCAGAGAATAAAGCAAAAATAGCTGATGCGCAAGAGATCGTACGTTCATTGGAAGAGAAACTGGAAGCATTAGCGACCATCATTCCCAATATGCCCTCCCATTTGGTGCCAGAGGGTGAAGATGAGAATGACAATGTGGAACTCAAACGCGTTCTTGAACCCAAAGTTTTTTCCTTTACACCCAAAGAGCATTGGGATATAGACAGTGCGCAAAATTGGATCGATTTTGAACGTGGCGTTAAACTGGCTAAGAGTCGTTTCAGTGTGTTAAAAAATGAAGCAGCACGACTGGAACGTGCGTTGATTAATTACATGCTCGATTTTAACCGAACGCGAGGCTTTGTCGAAGTCGCCGTTCCTTACATTGTGAATCGTGAAACGCTTATGGGAACAGGACAACTACCAAAATTTGAAGATGATCTCTTTAAAATTGAGGGTGAAGATCTCTTTTTGATTCCAACGGCGGAAGTGCCTGTGACCAATCTTTTTAGAGATGAGATTTTAACTAAAGAAGAGTTGCCGCTTAAAATGACCGCCTATTCTGCTTGTTTTAGAAAAGAGGCTGGTAGTGCGGGTAAAGACACGCGTGGTATGATTCGCCAACACCAATTTGACAAAGTAGAATTGGTCTGCATCACGACACCTGAACAAAGCGAAGCTGTTTTTGATGAGATGCTTACATGTGCCTCCGATCTTCTCACTTCCCTTGGACTTCCGCACCGTCATTTGATGCTCTGCGGTGGCGACCTTGGCTTTAGTGCCGCCAAAACGGTGGATCTTGAAGTCTGGCTTCCGGGTCAAAATAGATACCGTGAAATTAGCTCCGTCTCTAATACGTTTGACTTCCAAGCACGCCGTGCCAAAATCCGTTTTAAAGACGAGGGTAAAAACCGTTTAGCGCACACACTCAATGGCTCTTCCTTAGCCGTGGGTCGAACGCTTATTGCGATTATGGAAAACTACCAAATGGAAGATGGTACTGTCTCCATTCCAGACGTTTTGAAAAAGTACATGTAA
- a CDS encoding tetratricopeptide repeat protein has protein sequence MAEEVVILEADPLSTSEEEGFAPIAEEGAEETAATSALQNEEDEQKSKSKKKLLILLILGSILLLGIVIAIVIIIQNKNRAANMPVAVAQVVEKPVLKEQFSPSKLEGMIKKAHLLYEQGNKDDALKIYEKIATFNEAISYYNIGVAKLKEQNFPEALEAFKKAIQNKEHRTISAINAAVCALEMKDNTLFTYYIDLAFAYLPEESNAPLYSYYVGLVHYYKDFYYEALSAVSHPSNDFYKEDQEYLSSKILASLNYNAYALSTLEKIEKMSDYFTLGLLQAKLGEFSKAKTSLLKALQNDRENPKIKMALAMVENKMGNLGNVASLMGEVYKVRDTDAQPIYKMHAILKPSLFDVDKAQIEFEKELFFNDENTYSLIFYYAPYKVFDAKQTIDYIRKGSMNIFIDEIGPALSYLKASSTISKVNIAISKGIKKALDFHVYEANDIFAKMVEEYKNHSILHYNLALTYAQMGDYAAAYKNFSKSYHLDSNNYLAGVFALMSGNLIGKDITKLSEDVKESINKNQTLEKDNLYASLTHLTDGNHFSLTRWIEKEKEDSPLSLMLNIIAAQKLNNERIYRLSTQKLQALLPKDIISNIIAFNVKHQKQDIKNYAKAIQMEFNRLPLDYDAFYFGPKIVKEQYIKLLQIGGLLHQKRDSVRVKMEEERIDIPSIMQTLAYMEIYTNNFEEAFSLYNKLIDDYGKKDTHTIFLASVAAIGAGHSENAIALLELSKLTDPSNVESKYALGLLYQEVGNFEAANAQYRSIGNIGFISDYFSFAIQR, from the coding sequence ATGGCAGAAGAAGTCGTTATCCTCGAAGCGGATCCCTTAAGCACAAGCGAAGAAGAGGGATTTGCGCCGATAGCAGAGGAAGGCGCTGAGGAAACAGCCGCCACTTCTGCCCTCCAAAATGAAGAGGATGAGCAAAAAAGCAAATCGAAGAAAAAATTGCTGATTTTACTCATTTTGGGATCGATACTACTTCTTGGGATCGTGATTGCCATCGTGATCATCATCCAAAATAAAAACAGAGCTGCCAATATGCCTGTAGCTGTAGCGCAAGTGGTTGAAAAACCTGTGCTCAAAGAGCAATTTTCCCCTTCAAAATTGGAAGGTATGATCAAAAAAGCGCATCTTCTGTATGAGCAAGGAAACAAAGATGACGCTCTTAAAATCTATGAAAAAATTGCCACCTTCAATGAAGCCATCTCCTACTACAACATCGGTGTCGCAAAACTCAAAGAACAAAATTTTCCAGAAGCCTTAGAAGCGTTTAAAAAAGCGATTCAAAATAAAGAACACCGCACCATTAGCGCTATTAACGCTGCGGTATGCGCACTTGAGATGAAAGATAACACGCTTTTTACCTATTACATCGATCTTGCATTTGCATACTTGCCTGAGGAGAGTAACGCCCCACTCTACTCCTATTATGTAGGACTGGTGCATTACTATAAAGATTTTTACTATGAAGCACTGAGTGCTGTATCGCATCCGAGCAATGATTTTTACAAAGAGGATCAAGAGTACCTCTCGTCTAAAATATTAGCGTCGCTCAATTACAATGCGTATGCCCTCTCCACGCTTGAAAAAATTGAAAAAATGAGCGATTATTTTACCCTTGGTCTTTTGCAAGCAAAACTAGGCGAGTTTTCAAAAGCAAAAACGTCCTTGCTAAAAGCACTTCAAAATGACCGCGAAAATCCCAAAATTAAAATGGCATTGGCGATGGTTGAAAATAAAATGGGCAACCTCGGTAATGTCGCTTCACTGATGGGCGAAGTCTACAAAGTCCGCGACACGGATGCTCAACCCATCTATAAAATGCACGCTATTTTAAAACCGTCTCTTTTTGATGTGGACAAAGCGCAAATCGAGTTTGAGAAAGAGCTCTTCTTCAATGATGAAAATACCTATAGCCTTATCTTTTACTATGCTCCGTATAAAGTATTTGATGCCAAGCAGACGATTGATTACATCCGAAAAGGCAGTATGAATATTTTTATTGATGAGATAGGACCTGCTCTTTCGTATTTAAAAGCGAGCTCTACGATCTCTAAAGTCAATATTGCGATCAGCAAAGGGATTAAAAAAGCACTCGATTTTCATGTCTACGAAGCAAATGATATTTTTGCAAAAATGGTAGAAGAGTATAAAAATCACTCCATTTTGCACTACAATTTAGCCCTCACCTACGCACAAATGGGCGATTATGCCGCAGCGTATAAAAACTTCTCTAAAAGTTACCATCTTGACAGCAACAACTACCTTGCCGGTGTTTTTGCTTTAATGAGTGGAAATTTGATCGGCAAAGACATCACCAAACTCTCAGAAGATGTCAAAGAGAGTATTAACAAAAATCAGACATTGGAAAAAGATAACCTTTACGCTTCGCTTACGCACCTCACGGATGGAAACCATTTTTCCCTCACGCGTTGGATTGAAAAAGAGAAAGAAGATAGTCCTCTGAGTCTTATGCTCAACATCATCGCAGCACAAAAGCTCAATAATGAGCGCATCTACCGCTTAAGCACGCAAAAACTTCAAGCACTTCTCCCTAAAGATATTATTTCCAATATCATTGCGTTTAATGTAAAGCACCAAAAACAGGACATTAAAAATTATGCTAAAGCGATTCAAATGGAGTTTAACCGTCTTCCTTTGGATTATGATGCCTTCTATTTTGGTCCTAAAATTGTGAAAGAGCAGTACATCAAACTGCTTCAAATTGGAGGCTTACTGCATCAAAAACGCGACAGCGTAAGGGTTAAAATGGAAGAAGAGCGCATTGATATTCCATCCATCATGCAAACCCTTGCGTACATGGAAATCTACACGAACAATTTTGAAGAGGCATTTTCCCTTTACAATAAACTCATTGATGATTACGGCAAAAAAGACACCCATACGATTTTTCTAGCCTCGGTCGCGGCGATTGGTGCAGGGCACAGTGAAAATGCGATTGCACTTTTGGAACTCTCAAAGCTAACCGATCCTAGCAATGTGGAGAGTAAATATGCCCTTGGGTTGCTCTACCAAGAAGTGGGAAATTTTGAAGCGGCTAATGCGCAGTATCGTAGTATTGGAAATATTGGTTTTATCTCAGATTATTTTAGTTTTGCGATTCAACGATAA
- a CDS encoding 2-isopropylmalate synthase, whose protein sequence is MSNPKIIIFDTTLRDGEQSPGASMNTEEKIQIALQLQKLGVDVIEAGFAAASPGDFDAIARISEAVTKSRICSLARALDRDIKAAGEAVAKAKMNRIHTFIATSSIHMEYKLKMTPEQVIKKAVEAVQYARTFCDDVEFSCEDAGRSDVSFLKEVLDAVINAGATTLNIPDTVGYRLPTEMGAIIKSLSEFVGNRAIISVHNHNDLGLAVANSLACIENGARQVECTINGLGERAGNAALEEIVMALRTRKDHFSGYETNINIKEIYPTSKLVSSITGIEPQPNKAIVGKNAFSHESGIHQDGVLKHTQTYEIMSAKDIGLDKNSIVLGKHSGRHAFKDKLSTLGYELKDEEINEAFDRFKILADQKKEIFDDDLRALVAEEITKIPQVFDLVRLQLSDCAPGGVPSAAVTILHDGKEITDAAIGNGTMDAIFKVIDRVCGVSGELKDYKVDAVSQGKDAMARVLVKVVFDESKPAIMGHGLSVDTMLATAKAYIGALNSYISMRDNLRTLKMGNEEGI, encoded by the coding sequence ATGAGTAACCCTAAAATTATCATTTTTGATACCACTTTACGTGATGGTGAGCAGAGCCCTGGGGCTTCTATGAATACCGAAGAGAAGATTCAGATTGCATTGCAACTCCAAAAATTGGGGGTGGATGTCATCGAAGCTGGGTTTGCTGCGGCAAGTCCTGGTGATTTTGATGCGATTGCGCGCATTAGTGAGGCGGTAACCAAGAGCCGTATCTGCTCTCTTGCTCGCGCACTGGATCGTGACATTAAAGCAGCGGGCGAGGCTGTGGCGAAAGCAAAGATGAACCGAATTCACACCTTTATTGCAACCAGTTCAATTCATATGGAATACAAACTCAAAATGACGCCCGAGCAAGTGATCAAAAAAGCGGTGGAAGCGGTTCAGTATGCTAGAACCTTTTGCGATGATGTCGAGTTTAGCTGTGAAGATGCAGGACGCAGCGATGTAAGCTTTCTTAAAGAGGTGTTAGATGCGGTCATCAACGCGGGTGCGACAACGCTCAATATCCCCGATACCGTAGGATACCGTTTGCCCACAGAGATGGGCGCTATCATCAAATCGTTGAGCGAGTTTGTAGGGAATCGTGCCATCATCTCGGTGCACAATCATAACGACTTAGGTCTGGCTGTAGCGAACTCTTTAGCATGTATTGAAAATGGTGCACGTCAAGTGGAGTGTACGATCAACGGCTTGGGTGAGCGCGCTGGAAATGCGGCGTTAGAAGAGATCGTGATGGCGCTTCGTACGCGCAAAGATCATTTTAGTGGCTATGAGACGAACATTAACATCAAAGAGATTTACCCAACAAGCAAATTGGTCTCTTCCATTACGGGTATTGAGCCTCAGCCTAACAAAGCGATTGTCGGTAAAAATGCCTTCTCACATGAGAGCGGCATTCACCAAGATGGCGTGTTAAAACATACTCAAACGTATGAGATTATGAGTGCAAAAGATATTGGTCTTGATAAAAACTCAATCGTCCTTGGCAAACATTCAGGTCGACATGCGTTTAAAGATAAACTGAGCACGCTTGGGTATGAGCTGAAAGATGAAGAGATCAATGAGGCGTTTGATCGCTTTAAAATCTTGGCCGATCAGAAAAAAGAGATTTTTGATGATGACTTGCGTGCCCTTGTGGCTGAGGAGATCACAAAAATTCCTCAGGTCTTTGACTTGGTACGTTTACAACTCTCTGATTGTGCACCTGGAGGCGTTCCGAGTGCGGCTGTGACTATTTTGCATGATGGCAAAGAGATCACCGATGCGGCGATTGGCAATGGCACGATGGACGCGATTTTTAAAGTGATTGATCGTGTGTGTGGGGTCAGTGGTGAGCTTAAAGATTATAAAGTGGACGCCGTTTCGCAAGGCAAAGATGCGATGGCAAGAGTGCTTGTAAAAGTGGTTTTTGATGAGAGCAAACCTGCAATTATGGGGCATGGTTTAAGTGTCGATACGATGCTAGCAACCGCTAAAGCGTACATTGGCGCACTCAACAGTTACATCTCGATGCGAGATAACTTACGAACCCTTAAAATGGGCAATGAAGAGGGCATTTAG